One Nocardia iowensis DNA window includes the following coding sequences:
- a CDS encoding PhzF family phenazine biosynthesis protein: MEYTFVIADVFTDTPFGGNQLAVFPDARGLSEHQMQDLAREFGFSETTFAFPPENPDHTRRLRIFTPSNELPFAGHPTVGTASVLAAGGFVEMTASETTLILEENVGPIAVQINGTYSRLISNAAFRRPAERPTPRAVAAALSLPGDAVRDCWYGSVGVAFCLVHLASSEAVDRAVIDRAEWSARMADGWSPHLFVFAGDLGNGSTLHARMFAPALGIEEDPATGSAAAALVASLVQHPTHDDTDFHLRIDQGIRMGRPSRIDASAHRRSGQFSHVTIGGHTTVIGQGVISLPGR, encoded by the coding sequence ATGGAGTACACGTTTGTCATCGCCGACGTCTTCACCGATACACCGTTCGGCGGCAACCAACTAGCCGTCTTTCCGGACGCGAGGGGGTTGTCCGAGCACCAGATGCAAGATCTAGCACGTGAATTCGGGTTCTCCGAAACGACTTTCGCCTTCCCGCCGGAGAACCCGGACCATACTCGTCGCTTGCGAATCTTCACCCCATCCAACGAACTGCCGTTCGCAGGGCATCCCACGGTAGGTACCGCATCGGTGCTGGCCGCCGGCGGATTTGTCGAAATGACGGCGTCCGAAACCACCCTGATACTCGAAGAGAACGTGGGGCCGATTGCCGTCCAGATAAACGGGACATACAGCCGTCTCATTTCCAACGCAGCATTCCGGCGGCCGGCGGAGCGGCCGACGCCAAGGGCCGTTGCCGCAGCATTGTCGCTTCCCGGGGACGCCGTCCGCGATTGCTGGTACGGGAGCGTCGGCGTGGCGTTCTGTCTGGTGCATCTTGCCAGTAGCGAGGCCGTCGATCGAGCTGTAATCGATCGTGCCGAATGGTCGGCCCGAATGGCCGACGGCTGGTCTCCCCACTTGTTCGTGTTCGCCGGCGACCTCGGTAACGGCAGTACGCTGCACGCCCGAATGTTCGCACCGGCCCTCGGGATCGAGGAAGATCCCGCCACCGGCTCGGCTGCGGCGGCCCTCGTCGCGAGCCTCGTTCAGCATCCCACGCACGACGATACGGACTTCCATCTCCGCATCGATCAAGGGATCCGGATGGGTCGCCCAAGCCGGATCGACGCCAGTGCCCACCGCCGTAGCGGCCAGTTCTCGCACGTCACAATCGGCGGCCATACGACCGTCATCGGACAGGGGGTTATTTCCCTTCCCGGTAGGTGA
- a CDS encoding alpha/beta hydrolase, which produces MSEWTDVPERSNMPELSRRALLGAGVASAGVLASGCAAGAGPAARGNAPTFVIVHGANGNGASYAPLVAALTAAGYRALAVDLPGHGPAAHFPLSYQAPQDLAALASEPSPLARVRLEDNVEHVVRVVRQVAEHGPVVLLGHSMGGATITRVGNEIPDLIDRLVYFTAFCCVRLRSVLECFTVPEAAATLAASIPSLGDPEQARATRTNWRSADPAFLAAAKLALADDYDDAAFRTALNGMEPDETWEVTVADARGKPATWGRIPRSYIRCSRDRMLPLALQDRMIAEADAATPANIFDVHTLDAPHLGPQDPQPVVEILISLARRLR; this is translated from the coding sequence ATGTCGGAATGGACCGACGTGCCGGAGCGGTCGAACATGCCTGAACTCTCACGCAGGGCGCTGCTCGGCGCGGGTGTGGCGAGCGCCGGTGTACTGGCAAGTGGGTGCGCGGCCGGAGCCGGTCCCGCCGCCAGGGGTAACGCGCCGACGTTCGTGATCGTGCACGGCGCCAACGGCAATGGGGCTTCCTACGCCCCGCTGGTTGCCGCGTTGACGGCAGCGGGGTACCGCGCATTGGCCGTCGATCTGCCCGGGCACGGGCCTGCCGCGCACTTTCCGCTGTCCTACCAGGCGCCGCAGGATCTCGCAGCGCTGGCGAGCGAGCCGTCGCCACTGGCGCGCGTCCGGCTCGAGGACAATGTCGAACATGTGGTGCGTGTGGTGCGACAGGTCGCGGAGCACGGACCCGTTGTGCTGCTCGGTCACAGTATGGGTGGGGCGACCATCACCCGCGTCGGCAACGAGATTCCGGATCTGATCGATCGACTGGTCTACTTCACGGCGTTCTGCTGTGTCCGGCTACGCAGTGTGCTCGAGTGTTTCACCGTGCCCGAAGCGGCGGCGACACTGGCGGCGTCGATCCCGAGTCTCGGCGATCCCGAACAGGCCAGGGCGACCCGAACCAACTGGCGCTCGGCCGATCCCGCCTTTCTCGCGGCCGCCAAGCTCGCGCTGGCCGACGACTACGACGACGCCGCTTTTCGAACAGCATTGAACGGCATGGAGCCGGACGAGACGTGGGAAGTGACCGTCGCTGACGCCCGCGGCAAACCAGCGACGTGGGGACGGATCCCACGCAGCTACATCCGCTGTAGCCGCGACCGGATGCTGCCGCTCGCGCTACAGGACCGGATGATCGCGGAGGCGGACGCCGCGACGCCCGCAAACATATTCGACGTCCACACTCTCGACGCACCACATCTCGGTCCGCAGGACCCGCAGCCGGTGGTCGAGATCCTGATATCGCTTGCCCGCCGCCTACGCTGA
- a CDS encoding Rid family detoxifying hydrolase, with product MTRDIVTTDKIAQPIGPFSAAVRGELTFLSGQVAQDPVTGALIDGDAAAQAERILRNLTAVIEAAGKTLDDVVRVGIYLTDMTDFAAVNSVYGKHFHAPFPARTAIAVAGLPLGAAVEMDAVVA from the coding sequence ATGACACGCGACATCGTCACCACCGACAAGATCGCCCAACCGATCGGTCCGTTCTCCGCGGCGGTGCGCGGCGAACTCACCTTCCTGAGCGGACAGGTGGCCCAGGACCCTGTCACCGGGGCGCTGATCGACGGGGACGCCGCCGCGCAGGCCGAACGAATCCTGCGAAATCTGACAGCTGTCATCGAGGCAGCAGGAAAAACTCTCGACGACGTCGTCCGTGTCGGTATCTATCTGACCGACATGACTGATTTCGCTGCCGTGAACAGTGTGTACGGCAAGCATTTTCACGCACCCTTCCCAGCCCGAACCGCCATCGCAGTGGCGGGCCTGCCGCTGGGTGCCGCCGTCGAGATGGACGCTGTTGTCGCTTGA
- a CDS encoding tautomerase family protein, translated as MPLVRIALHRRPGDFARRVGECVHAAMIDILHIPEGDRFQVITQHGHGDIVYDPAFLGIDRSDGIVIIQITLAAGRDRTVKSALYARIAGRLSSELGVRREDVFINLLEVPPENFSFGNGEAQFADRLPPHLRSSDASRSSPPAAPTATSTVADV; from the coding sequence ATGCCACTCGTTCGGATAGCGCTGCACCGTCGGCCGGGAGATTTCGCACGTCGGGTCGGCGAATGCGTGCATGCCGCAATGATCGACATTCTGCATATCCCGGAGGGAGATCGCTTCCAGGTGATCACCCAGCACGGCCATGGCGATATCGTCTACGACCCGGCCTTCCTCGGCATCGACCGCAGTGACGGCATCGTGATCATTCAGATCACCCTGGCCGCGGGCCGTGATCGCACGGTCAAATCGGCCCTGTACGCGAGAATTGCCGGACGGCTGTCATCCGAACTCGGCGTTCGGCGGGAAGACGTGTTCATCAACCTGCTCGAGGTGCCGCCGGAGAACTTTTCGTTCGGGAACGGAGAAGCCCAGTTCGCTGACCGGCTCCCGCCGCACCTGCGATCGTCGGACGCCTCGCGAAGCTCGCCACCTGCCGCCCCGACGGCGACCAGCACGGTCGCGGACGTCTGA
- a CDS encoding rhodanese-like domain-containing protein — protein sequence MYIHLFVSGQPSLAPQANRVRIEPGRGECVADELAKEIAPQLLPNKDAAIVTYCSNPACPNSQQVATKLEALGYTNVRKYREGIQDWTEAGLRATARPYRPGGCARPAPA from the coding sequence GTGTATATACACCTATTTGTCTCCGGTCAACCCTCCCTTGCGCCACAAGCGAACCGTGTACGGATAGAGCCCGGTCGAGGCGAGTGCGTCGCAGACGAACTCGCCAAGGAGATCGCGCCGCAACTGCTTCCGAACAAGGACGCGGCGATCGTCACCTATTGCTCGAACCCGGCATGCCCCAACAGTCAGCAGGTCGCCACCAAACTCGAGGCGCTCGGCTACACCAATGTGCGCAAATACCGTGAGGGCATTCAGGATTGGACCGAGGCGGGACTTCGTGCTACTGCCCGGCCATACCGGCCGGGCGGCTGTGCAAGGCCTGCACCTGCGTGA
- a CDS encoding MFS transporter has protein sequence MTATVPDRIDDLPRSQAQRRILIVLVAAQVLGGAGLAAGVTVGALLAQDMLGSTSLVGLPSALGTAGSALAAIAVGRISQARGRRPGLAAGYLAGAIGSVGVIAAAVADNSVLLFLALFSYGAGTATNLQARYAGADLAAPALRGRALSTVLVATTLGGVVGPNLTAPTGDLAHALGIPYLAGPFLLAGAAYAIAALVLAIWLRPDPLLLARTLAAEHAAAADAQRGEASGQTHPVVERHRSGVLVGTLVMVLTQLVMVAVMTMTPVHMHDHGHGTAAPGLVIAIHIGAMYLPSPLTGWLVDRYGRRTIATGAGLVLFAAGIVAASAPADSVAPLAVALALLGLGWNFGIVTGTAIITDAVPLVSRAKTQALVDVFIAIAGATGGMASGLVVAAVGYPLLALGGGILALAIVPAVAVTRSR, from the coding sequence GTCCTCGGCGGCGCCGGACTGGCGGCCGGCGTGACCGTCGGTGCTCTGCTTGCGCAGGACATGCTCGGCTCCACCAGCCTCGTTGGTTTGCCCAGCGCCCTTGGCACTGCCGGTTCCGCACTGGCCGCTATCGCCGTCGGGCGCATCTCGCAAGCCCGCGGCCGCCGCCCTGGCCTTGCCGCCGGGTATCTGGCCGGTGCCATCGGCAGCGTGGGCGTCATCGCCGCCGCCGTTGCCGACAACTCGGTCCTGCTGTTTCTCGCGCTGTTCAGCTACGGCGCCGGCACCGCGACCAACCTGCAAGCCCGCTACGCCGGCGCCGATCTGGCCGCCCCCGCACTCCGTGGCCGCGCCCTGTCCACCGTGCTGGTCGCCACCACACTGGGCGGCGTGGTCGGTCCCAACCTCACGGCGCCGACCGGCGACCTTGCGCACGCCCTCGGCATCCCTTACCTGGCCGGGCCGTTCCTGCTCGCCGGCGCCGCCTACGCGATCGCCGCCTTGGTCCTGGCCATCTGGCTGCGCCCCGACCCGCTGCTGCTGGCCCGCACCCTGGCGGCCGAACACGCCGCTGCAGCGGACGCGCAGCGGGGCGAGGCCAGCGGACAGACGCACCCGGTGGTCGAAAGGCACCGATCCGGTGTGCTGGTCGGCACCCTGGTCATGGTGCTCACTCAGCTGGTCATGGTCGCGGTCATGACAATGACGCCCGTCCACATGCACGACCACGGCCACGGCACCGCCGCCCCCGGCCTCGTCATCGCCATCCACATCGGTGCGATGTACTTGCCGTCACCCCTGACCGGCTGGCTGGTCGACCGCTACGGCAGGCGAACGATCGCCACCGGTGCTGGGCTGGTTCTGTTCGCCGCCGGCATCGTTGCTGCCAGCGCCCCCGCCGACTCGGTCGCCCCGCTCGCGGTGGCTCTCGCGCTACTGGGTCTGGGCTGGAACTTCGGCATCGTCACCGGCACCGCGATCATCACCGATGCCGTCCCACTGGTCAGCCGCGCCAAAACCCAGGCACTGGTCGACGTCTTCATCGCCATTGCGGGGGCCACCGGTGGCATGGCCTCGGGCCTCGTCGTCGCCGCTGTCGGCTACCCCCTCCTGGCACTCGGCGGCGGCATCCTGGCACTGGCCATCGTGCCGGCGGTCGCAGTCACCCGCAGCCGGTGA
- a CDS encoding TetR/AcrR family transcriptional regulator: MPKRVDHETRRRRIADAVCDLIGRAGIEAATLRQVAAVAGVSMGAVQRCFSTRQQMLIFAQDHVNRRVTERAQERIAASADPESVVTMLEQTLRAMLVVDDPELVEARVWIAFSAQAAVDPVVAAAQREQQRGLAELLELLVRLGQEGGRIAPEVVPAQVVEELIALVDGLTLQVIIGRQTPESALTVLRRSTAGLWR; encoded by the coding sequence GTGCCGAAAAGGGTGGACCATGAGACCCGGCGCCGTCGGATCGCGGACGCGGTGTGCGATCTCATCGGCCGGGCCGGAATCGAGGCGGCCACTCTGCGCCAGGTGGCCGCGGTGGCGGGCGTCTCGATGGGTGCCGTCCAGCGATGTTTCAGCACTCGCCAGCAGATGCTGATATTCGCCCAGGACCACGTGAATCGCCGGGTGACCGAGCGCGCACAGGAACGCATCGCGGCATCGGCGGACCCGGAGTCGGTCGTCACGATGCTGGAACAGACGTTGCGGGCCATGCTCGTCGTCGACGATCCAGAGCTCGTCGAAGCGCGCGTCTGGATCGCGTTCAGCGCCCAGGCGGCGGTGGATCCGGTAGTGGCGGCCGCGCAGCGCGAGCAGCAACGCGGACTGGCCGAACTGCTCGAACTCCTGGTGCGGCTGGGTCAGGAGGGTGGGCGCATTGCCCCGGAAGTAGTACCGGCGCAGGTCGTCGAAGAACTCATCGCCCTCGTCGATGGATTGACCTTGCAGGTCATCATCGGCCGCCAAACCCCGGAATCGGCGCTGACCGTCCTGCGCCGAAGCACGGCAGGGCTCTGGAGGTAG
- a CDS encoding MarR family winged helix-turn-helix transcriptional regulator yields the protein MATRSVVRLYDRALGEAGLRQAGYSILSRIDAEGPLMIRDLADRLVLERTTCSREVEALNKAGLLTAEVGNDRRRRMLRLTPAGTAKLVEARHHWKVVQQQLRDVVGIDDADELLDRLRMLLHASEQLVED from the coding sequence ATGGCGACGCGTTCCGTCGTGCGTCTCTACGACCGGGCCTTGGGCGAGGCGGGACTGCGCCAGGCTGGGTACTCGATCCTGTCCCGGATCGATGCCGAGGGCCCATTGATGATCAGGGACCTTGCCGATCGCTTGGTGCTCGAGCGGACAACGTGTTCGCGAGAGGTGGAGGCCCTCAACAAGGCCGGCCTGTTGACCGCGGAGGTCGGCAACGACCGCCGTCGGCGGATGCTCCGACTGACGCCTGCCGGAACGGCGAAGCTGGTCGAGGCTCGTCACCACTGGAAAGTGGTCCAGCAGCAACTGCGGGACGTCGTCGGCATCGACGATGCCGACGAACTGCTGGACCGATTACGAATGTTGCTCCACGCCTCGGAGCAACTGGTCGAGGACTGA